The following DNA comes from Fusarium fujikuroi IMI 58289 draft genome, chromosome FFUJ_chr03.
tatcttcctcctctggctCTCTCTCCCTGCCTTCCGGTAAGTTGCCATGCGGGTCTTGCTGCCCCGCTATCCGGAGGATTCGCTTCAAATACTGACAGAAACTGATTAGGGGTGCTGAGCTCATCTTCCGATCTTTCCTGGCCCCTACCCTCGGCCGATACTTCCAGCAGACTGGCTCGACTGCCTCTGGCCTCCGCGCCAAGGCTGACGGCCTCGACAAGACCGAGTAAACGGTCTCCAAGGTTTAGCTTGATCGCCAAACTAACTCTTGCGAATTGTCGCATGCCCCGGATCAAGCAATCTCGGTACTAGAGGGACAGGAAATGGTTATTTATAGGAACTACTCAGCTTCAAAACCACGCTACGCAAATTGGAGggaatgaggaggaggactgGCCAGGATTAGGATTTACACCAGCTAGAGAAGCTGTATTGGACTGCTGGGTTGTTCAGGAAGACTCGTGTCGTGTGGATGACTTTGTGTGATGAATGAATGCACTAGAAATATCTTGTTTTGCTTTGAGAGATGCTCTTTTTGGAGCTTCATGAGAACACGTATTGCTGGTATACCGCTTGCCTACCCCACATCTTTGGTTTTGCAATTACACACCCATGGTAAGGTATCGGGTATTTCCCGCGTTCTATAAGCATTCAGCTGCAACTGTCGCGTGCTCAGTTGCTCAGCTGTCTCGAAATATCAACATATATTGCTATGTCACTAATCGTTAACTTCTCACTGGTGGCCAAGCTCCAAGCTTGTTGGCCTGCGATCCAATCTTATCCGATCTGGCCTGACTTGACTTACACTTGACGTAGTGGTAAGTAGTGGCCACAGAACCCTTTTTTAGTGGCCCGAGCTTTGTACCCGTTCGCCCAGGCCCAAAAAAAGATCCGAACCGATTCcattgttgaagctgagtGTGCTTGTGGCTGTGCCGTTCCCGAATTAACCTTTGACTGCGCCTCACTTCCCCTTGCGACTCTCGACTCCTTGGCGCATCAACAAGTGGACGGCACATGCTTGTCAGCCTCAACGGCTAAGTTAGCATCTTATCCTGCGCTGAACCGTTCAATTTGTTTCGTATTTTCCGTCTTTTCACCACGACAACTAATGCTCTCTATGATTCGGTCTTGGGAGAGCTCACGATGATAACTCGGCGTCAATAACAACCACATGCGAAGAAAACCGCACGTTCATTTGCTGATTGCGTGTCAATAAATCAACCTCGAACTCAacgaaaaggcaaaagcCCCTGGAGGGAAAGGTCACCATCATGATACCCAATTCGCCCACGTCAAGAACGTCCACGTCGataattatttatctatcaGTTCTGGCAttgagcttgatgctctGCGCTCCTGGAAACACTGAAGCTACACTTTCATCACCCAACTCCGTCTTCGACTTTGAAACACTTATCGAACGAAGCAATACATCGGAATTGATATACGAACCAGAGTTTGCGGCATTTGATCGCAGTATTGTTGGCCGCGCCCCGCCAGAACAACCGTTATTAACGAATAATGGCCCCGATAGTAGACCGATAATTCCTGGAGGGACTGTTTGTTACATTGTGAATAAGAAGACGTTGTTCGGGAAGGACAAGAGGGACGATGACCATAAAACAACCGGGGAGACCGCGCATCAGAACACTCGTCGAGCAGAGACAAAGACTGTCTATGTGTCTGCTAATACTTGTTCCAGGCCAACTCTAAAGACTAAAGACAAGAGGGGGAATACAGAACTGGCACCGCAGCTCAGTCTTTatacttcaacaacaaacaagatCAAGTGCCCAACGGCAGGCAATTACAACAAGTCAAATCCTGACACCGCCAGGATACCCTTCGACGAGGGCGCAGTTATGCTAACTATGAATGCTACCGACGACATATACATCAGCGTTGTGGCTCCGAATATATCAAAGGCCGATGGAGAATACAAATACCAAATCGCCATTTCTTTCGACGCGTACTACCACAATTACGATGCCAAAAATGGTACTGCTCAACTACTGTTGATGGACTTTgactcaacatcagcccTCCTTTTCACCAGTGATTTGACCCAGGACTCGGACGAGACTCAGCAGATCATGAAGAGGCCGCCACCATATCAGATATTTATCGGGGACGACAAATTAAGATCCATCGATGGCCTGCGACACTCAACCTGTGGCCTCGCGGACCACGCGGAAATTTGGGCCAACGATAAGAAGACTGGGCGAAACAACGATCTCGTTACGACTGGCCTCACGACacgaggacaaggaggatTGCCCAAGCAGCAATTCCTGGTTGCAGGGCTCAACCACAGTACCACCTACTCGGGAATCCTCGTCAAGATGCCGGATAGTGATAGCAAACGAGATACCAAGTCTGGGCGTACCATAGGCGGTGGAGGCA
Coding sequences within:
- a CDS encoding related to Ca2+ channel codes for the protein MIPNSPTSRTSTSIIIYLSVLALSLMLCAPGNTEATLSSPNSVFDFETLIERSNTSELIYEPEFAAFDRSIVGRAPPEQPLLTNNGPDSRPIIPGGTVCYIVNKKTLFGKDKRDDDHKTTGETAHQNTRRAETKTVYVSANTCSRPTLKTKDKRGNTELAPQLSLYTSTTNKIKCPTAGNYNKSNPDTARIPFDEGAVMLTMNATDDIYISVVAPNISKADGEYKYQIAISFDAYYHNYDAKNGTAQLLLMDFDSTSALLFTSDLTQDSDETQQIMKRPPPYQIFIGDDKLRSIDGLRHSTCGLADHAEIWANDKKTGRNNDLVTTGLTTRGQGGLPKQQFLVAGLNHSTTYSGILVKMPDSDSKRDTKSGRTIGGGGTVYKATTFETSSSTNCKMVTNLDFCNETQYAVPGNDKKFNNTALAKHYDDYARKMYANFERVMMQVPCEAPPESRYSLARDCDECREAYKRWLCTVTIPRCEDVMGGSRYSVVRDAFQAFPNGTTLPDNFRKGLKAAANNSSRNAWIDETVKPGPYKELLPCEDVCYEVVQACPAAIGFTCPQPGFPSFSVSYGRRNPDISSITCNYPGEPRTRVSASVTVRPSAFALSAVSLMVWLIL